A single genomic interval of Malania oleifera isolate guangnan ecotype guangnan chromosome 11, ASM2987363v1, whole genome shotgun sequence harbors:
- the LOC131167738 gene encoding V-type proton ATPase subunit C-like isoform X3 has protein sequence MRRLVGIDNCPARPGPAQNFGGLNTRHRQCASWSLGVLSLQPVFNASFELEVAMAATTRYLVVSLPVQTSVSSLWNRLQEAICKCSFETTLYRFVIPDLRVGTLDTLLSLSDDLFKSNRFVEGVSHKIRLQIDELERASGVDGGALTVDGVPVDSYLTRFVWDEAKYPTMSPLRVVFDSILAQVVRIDDSLKVRVGEYNIVGNQLNAIIRQQSGSLAVRDLSSLLKPEDIVTSEHLVTLLAIIPKYSQEDWLLNYETLTDYVVPRSSKKLQEDNEYALYKVTLFRHVAGGFKMGAREKGFQIRDFEYSPEAQESHKQELERLTRDRDQLKSSLVQWCHASYGEIFSYWMHFCAIRVFVESILRYGLPPSFVACLLAPSMKSEKKVHAILEGLCNSVHRHWKCEDENGGIAGLGGDLDAYPYL, from the exons ATGAGAAGGCTTGTGGGAATAGACAACTGTCCAGCCCGGCCCGGTCCGGCCCAAAACTTTGGAGGTTTGAACACCCGTCACCGCCAATGCGCCAGCTGGAGCCTGGGGGTTCTCTCTCTTCAGCCTGTGTTCAACGCTAGCTTCGAACTCGAAGTTGCAATGGCAGCAACTACCAGATACTTGGTGGTTTCTCTTCCCGTTCAAACCTCCGTTTCTTCTCTCTGGAATCGCTTACAGGAAGCCATCTGCAAATGTTCCTTCGAGACTACTCTTTACAGG TTCGTTATCCCCGATCTCCGCGTAGGAACCCTAGATACTCTCTTATCCCTCAGCGACGATCTCTTCAAG TCGAACAGGTTCGTGGAAGGAGTGTCTCACAAGATCAGGCTTCAGATCGACGAGCTAGAGAGGGCGTCGGGCGTTGACGGCGGTGCGCTTACGGTGGATGGAGTTCCGGTCGATTCGTACCTCACAAG ATTTGTATGGGATGAAGCAAAGTATCCAACGATGTCGCCACTTAGAGTCGTCTTTGATAGCATTCTTGCTCAAGTGGTCAGGATTGACGATAGTCTCAAG GTTCGTGTTGGTGAGTATAACATCGTGGGAAATCAACTTAACGCTATAATTCGACAGCAAAGTGGAAG CTTGGCTGTCCGTGATCTTTCCAGTCTATTAAAACCAGAGGACATTGTTACCTCTGAACATTTAGTGACCCTCCTTGCTATCATTCCCAAATATTCTCAGGAGGACTGGTTGCTAAACTACGAGACATTGACTGACTACGTG GTCCCCAGGTCCTCCAAGAAGTTGCAAGAGGACAATGAATATGCTCTCTACAAAGTAACCCTATTTCGCCATGTTGCTGGCGGTTTCAAAATGGGAGCGCGTGAAAAAGGATTTCAA ATTCGTGATTTTGAATATAGTCCAGAAGCACAAGAGAGTCATAAGCAGGAGCTAGAAAGGTTGACACGAGACCGGGATCAGCTgaaaagctctcttgtgcaatggTGTCATGCCAGTTATGGAGAG ATTTTTAGCTACTGGATGCACTTCTGTGCCATACGTGTCTTTGTAGAGAGCATTTTGAGATATGGTTTGCCCCCATCTTTCGTG gcaTGTTTACTAGCTCCATCCATGAAAAGTGAGAAGAAAGTACATGCAATACTCGAAGGGCTTTGTAACAGCGTACACAG ACACTGGAAATGTGAGGACGAGAATGGGGGAATTGCTGGGTTGGGAGGAGACCTTGATGCCTACCCATAT CTTTGA
- the LOC131167738 gene encoding V-type proton ATPase subunit C-like isoform X2, whose product MRRLVGIDNCPARPGPAQNFGGLNTRHRQCASWSLGVLSLQPVFNASFELEVAMAATTRYLVVSLPVQTSVSSLWNRLQEAICKCSFETTLYRFVIPDLRVGTLDTLLSLSDDLFKSNRFVEGVSHKIRLQIDELERASGVDGGALTVDGVPVDSYLTRFVWDEAKYPTMSPLRVVFDSILAQVVRIDDSLKVRVGEYNIVGNQLNAIIRQQSGSLAVRDLSSLLKPEDIVTSEHLVTLLAIIPKYSQEDWLLNYETLTDYVVPRSSKKLQEDNEYALYKVTLFRHVAGGFKMGAREKGFQIRDFEYSPEAQESHKQELERLTRDRDQLKSSLVQWCHASYGEIFSYWMHFCAIRVFVESILRYGLPPSFVACLLAPSMKSEKKVHAILEGLCNSVHRHWKCEDENGGIAGLGGDLDAYPYVCFPINLI is encoded by the exons ATGAGAAGGCTTGTGGGAATAGACAACTGTCCAGCCCGGCCCGGTCCGGCCCAAAACTTTGGAGGTTTGAACACCCGTCACCGCCAATGCGCCAGCTGGAGCCTGGGGGTTCTCTCTCTTCAGCCTGTGTTCAACGCTAGCTTCGAACTCGAAGTTGCAATGGCAGCAACTACCAGATACTTGGTGGTTTCTCTTCCCGTTCAAACCTCCGTTTCTTCTCTCTGGAATCGCTTACAGGAAGCCATCTGCAAATGTTCCTTCGAGACTACTCTTTACAGG TTCGTTATCCCCGATCTCCGCGTAGGAACCCTAGATACTCTCTTATCCCTCAGCGACGATCTCTTCAAG TCGAACAGGTTCGTGGAAGGAGTGTCTCACAAGATCAGGCTTCAGATCGACGAGCTAGAGAGGGCGTCGGGCGTTGACGGCGGTGCGCTTACGGTGGATGGAGTTCCGGTCGATTCGTACCTCACAAG ATTTGTATGGGATGAAGCAAAGTATCCAACGATGTCGCCACTTAGAGTCGTCTTTGATAGCATTCTTGCTCAAGTGGTCAGGATTGACGATAGTCTCAAG GTTCGTGTTGGTGAGTATAACATCGTGGGAAATCAACTTAACGCTATAATTCGACAGCAAAGTGGAAG CTTGGCTGTCCGTGATCTTTCCAGTCTATTAAAACCAGAGGACATTGTTACCTCTGAACATTTAGTGACCCTCCTTGCTATCATTCCCAAATATTCTCAGGAGGACTGGTTGCTAAACTACGAGACATTGACTGACTACGTG GTCCCCAGGTCCTCCAAGAAGTTGCAAGAGGACAATGAATATGCTCTCTACAAAGTAACCCTATTTCGCCATGTTGCTGGCGGTTTCAAAATGGGAGCGCGTGAAAAAGGATTTCAA ATTCGTGATTTTGAATATAGTCCAGAAGCACAAGAGAGTCATAAGCAGGAGCTAGAAAGGTTGACACGAGACCGGGATCAGCTgaaaagctctcttgtgcaatggTGTCATGCCAGTTATGGAGAG ATTTTTAGCTACTGGATGCACTTCTGTGCCATACGTGTCTTTGTAGAGAGCATTTTGAGATATGGTTTGCCCCCATCTTTCGTG gcaTGTTTACTAGCTCCATCCATGAAAAGTGAGAAGAAAGTACATGCAATACTCGAAGGGCTTTGTAACAGCGTACACAG ACACTGGAAATGTGAGGACGAGAATGGGGGAATTGCTGGGTTGGGAGGAGACCTTGATGCCTACCCATATGTTTGCTTCCCCATTAACCTCATTTGA
- the LOC131167738 gene encoding V-type proton ATPase subunit C-like isoform X1, with amino-acid sequence MRRLVGIDNCPARPGPAQNFGGLNTRHRQCASWSLGVLSLQPVFNASFELEVAMAATTRYLVVSLPVQTSVSSLWNRLQEAICKCSFETTLYRFVIPDLRVGTLDTLLSLSDDLFKSNRFVEGVSHKIRLQIDELERASGVDGGALTVDGVPVDSYLTRFVWDEAKYPTMSPLRVVFDSILAQVVRIDDSLKVRVGEYNIVGNQLNAIIRQQSGSLAVRDLSSLLKPEDIVTSEHLVTLLAIIPKYSQEDWLLNYETLTDYVVPRSSKKLQEDNEYALYKVTLFRHVAGGFKMGAREKGFQIRDFEYSPEAQESHKQELERLTRDRDQLKSSLVQWCHASYGEIFSYWMHFCAIRVFVESILRYGLPPSFVACLLAPSMKSEKKVHAILEGLCNSVHSRHWKCEDENGGIAGLGGDLDAYPYVCFPINLI; translated from the exons ATGAGAAGGCTTGTGGGAATAGACAACTGTCCAGCCCGGCCCGGTCCGGCCCAAAACTTTGGAGGTTTGAACACCCGTCACCGCCAATGCGCCAGCTGGAGCCTGGGGGTTCTCTCTCTTCAGCCTGTGTTCAACGCTAGCTTCGAACTCGAAGTTGCAATGGCAGCAACTACCAGATACTTGGTGGTTTCTCTTCCCGTTCAAACCTCCGTTTCTTCTCTCTGGAATCGCTTACAGGAAGCCATCTGCAAATGTTCCTTCGAGACTACTCTTTACAGG TTCGTTATCCCCGATCTCCGCGTAGGAACCCTAGATACTCTCTTATCCCTCAGCGACGATCTCTTCAAG TCGAACAGGTTCGTGGAAGGAGTGTCTCACAAGATCAGGCTTCAGATCGACGAGCTAGAGAGGGCGTCGGGCGTTGACGGCGGTGCGCTTACGGTGGATGGAGTTCCGGTCGATTCGTACCTCACAAG ATTTGTATGGGATGAAGCAAAGTATCCAACGATGTCGCCACTTAGAGTCGTCTTTGATAGCATTCTTGCTCAAGTGGTCAGGATTGACGATAGTCTCAAG GTTCGTGTTGGTGAGTATAACATCGTGGGAAATCAACTTAACGCTATAATTCGACAGCAAAGTGGAAG CTTGGCTGTCCGTGATCTTTCCAGTCTATTAAAACCAGAGGACATTGTTACCTCTGAACATTTAGTGACCCTCCTTGCTATCATTCCCAAATATTCTCAGGAGGACTGGTTGCTAAACTACGAGACATTGACTGACTACGTG GTCCCCAGGTCCTCCAAGAAGTTGCAAGAGGACAATGAATATGCTCTCTACAAAGTAACCCTATTTCGCCATGTTGCTGGCGGTTTCAAAATGGGAGCGCGTGAAAAAGGATTTCAA ATTCGTGATTTTGAATATAGTCCAGAAGCACAAGAGAGTCATAAGCAGGAGCTAGAAAGGTTGACACGAGACCGGGATCAGCTgaaaagctctcttgtgcaatggTGTCATGCCAGTTATGGAGAG ATTTTTAGCTACTGGATGCACTTCTGTGCCATACGTGTCTTTGTAGAGAGCATTTTGAGATATGGTTTGCCCCCATCTTTCGTG gcaTGTTTACTAGCTCCATCCATGAAAAGTGAGAAGAAAGTACATGCAATACTCGAAGGGCTTTGTAACAGCGTACACAG CAGACACTGGAAATGTGAGGACGAGAATGGGGGAATTGCTGGGTTGGGAGGAGACCTTGATGCCTACCCATATGTTTGCTTCCCCATTAACCTCATTTGA
- the LOC131167740 gene encoding B3 domain-containing transcription factor FUS3-like yields the protein MMTEPKREEALALVAAAAAVGEELELAFVAVEGDNARPVSDRARPAPDLAAAAASFGVHRKKRMARQRRTAVNVHLRSLPPPACSRLHVPQLTDRSSGPARVIDPRRLRFLFQKELKNSDVSSLRRMILPKKAAETHLPILEIKEGIFMIMDDMDGRHVWSFKYRFWPNNNSRMYVLENTGDFVNTHGLQLGDFIMLYQDIQNRNYVIQAKKASDHSVYTDYTRSSVNDFYFHDLEANKSSYFHTADDPGMSFIYDTTFSNDSPLDFLGGSMTNYSRIKPLESFGSVENLSLDDFY from the exons atGATGACGGAGCCCAAACGCGAGGAGGCCCTTGCCCTCGTGGCTGCGGCGGCAGCAGTGGGTGAAGAGCTCGAGCTCGCTTTTGTCGCCGTGGAAGGGGACAATGCCCGACCCGTCTCGGACAGGGCGCGACCCGCCCCGGACCTCGCCGCCGCAGCCGCGAGTTTCGGCGTTCACCGGAAGAAAAGGATGGCCCGACAAAGGCGAACCGCCGTCAATGTCCACCTACGGTCTCTTCCTCCTCCGGCTTGCTCCCGCCTGCACGTACCACAACTCACAGACCGCTCTAGTGGCCCCGCACGT GTGATTGATCCGAGGAGATTGAGATTTCTTTTCCAGAAGGAACTTAAGAATAGTGATGTAAGCTCCCTCAGGAGGATGATCCTCCCAAAG AAAGCTGCTGAGACTCACCTTCCCATCCTGGAGATCAAGGAAGGGATTTTCATGATCATGGATGACATGGATGGTCGGCATGTGTGGAGTTTCAAATACAG GTTTTGGCCTAATAACAATAGTCGAATGTATGTACTTGAAAATACCG GTGATTTTGTTAACACACATGGCCTTCAACTAGGAGACTTCATCATGCTATACCAAGACATTCAAAACCGGAATTAC GTGATTCAAGCAAAAAAGGCTTCTGACCACAGTGTATATACTGATTATACGAGGAGTTCTGTAAATGACTTCTACTTTCACGATCTCGAGGCAAACAAATCCAGTTATTTTCACACGGCAGACGATCCGGGCATGTCGTTTATCTACGACACAACATTTTCAAATGACTCCCCTCTCGACTTCTTAGGCGGGTCAATGACGAACTATTCCAGGATTAAACCACTTGAAAGCTTTGGATCTGTTGAGAACTTGTCTCTGGATGACTTCTACTGA